In Saprospiraceae bacterium, the sequence CGCTCAGCTAAGAAATAAAATGGGCTGGCCAATGTCCAATAAATTCCGGCTATTCAGCGAAGAAGCTTTACATCGGGTCTTACTCCAAAATATACCCGATTCTGAGCGGTTGGAATATTTAAACCTCCTTGATTTGGCGCCTTTTGATCTTAAATCCTCTGTTCTGTTTGCCTGCCTACAAAACAATCAGCCAGTCTCCCTGCAACAAGCGGCCTTACAACAGTTGTCCAAAGTCAGTGATGTAAAAGTGGGGTTTGAATTGATTCGTGCTTGGGCAACTTTGAGTCCTCAAACAAGGAGATCAGCCAGTGATATTTTATTGTACAAACAGATCCATCATCCCGCATTGCTGGATGGCCTGGAAAAGGGAACCATAAATATAGGTGAGATGAATTTTGATCTGGAGCGTCGTAGACGATTACTTTGGTGGACGGATGATGAGAATATCAAAAAAAGAGCTCAGGCTCTATTTTCGGATGCAGGCGTCACTACCAGACAAGAGGCTATAGATAAAATGTACGGTGCAATAAAATTGCAAGGTAGTGTAGATAAGGGTGCCAGGATATTTGAAGGATTGTGTAGTCAATGTCACCAATACGGCAGTGTCGGGCAAAAAGTAGGCCCTGTCCTGACTGAAATCAATAGAAAAAGTAAAGAGACCCTGTTGCATGACATACTCGATCCTAATGCAGCCACGGACCCTAAGTATATCAGCCATCAAATCGAAACCTTGGAGGGCGAGATACATATTGGTATTATCGATGCTGAATCTGACCTTTCGATTACCATCAAAAAAATGGGTGGGACCACATTGGTGTTGAATAAAAAAGATATCAAAAGCCTTACCGCGCTAGGCAAATCTCTGATGATGGAGGGCCTGGAAGGAAATATGACCGTACAAGACATGGCGGACTTGCTGGCATACTTACAATCCAATAAGTAATCATATTCCGGATAATTAAAATAGAAGCCTCACATTGTTCCCAGATCTCTTATTAAATTGTTCTGATGATGACCTGCATGAAATACCGTAAAATAAAACATCTCCCGCATAGTGATCTTGCCTACTAATGGGTGTGGTATAAGGTATCGGTCGATTTCAGCTTCGCTAAACAGTTCCATAGATGAAATTAATTGCTTTAGCCTGGCATTAAATTCGTCGAATAGACCATACCTTTCATTATAGCTGATAGGTTCAGGCACAAATGTCTGTGGAGCCCGGACTCCCGGCGCCAAAGCACTTTTATAGATACTGGTTATTTTCTCGTAGGATCTGCTCCCATTTATTGCCTCACCAAACTTTTTTGATAGAAATCTATCCTTATCACTGAATATGTTAGCCAAAGGGGTATTGCTGAGTTCGATATGTTTAAGATGTTGCAATGCTGACCACTTACCTGGCATGGAAAACACGCACTGTTCCTCGGTCAAGTTCTTCACTGACTGTAGCAGTGAATCATGTGAAGCCAATATCAATTCAACAATTTTTTGTTTATCCATTTTTTTCAATTTTTAGTTGTAGGAAGGAAGGCACTCTTTTCAAGTTTTAGCCGGAACAACTTGAATTGATTAGTGTCGGGATAGCAGATGCAAT encodes:
- a CDS encoding DinB family protein, with the protein product MDKQKIVELILASHDSLLQSVKNLTEEQCVFSMPGKWSALQHLKHIELSNTPLANIFSDKDRFLSKKFGEAINGSRSYEKITSIYKSALAPGVRAPQTFVPEPISYNERYGLFDEFNARLKQLISSMELFSEAEIDRYLIPHPLVGKITMREMFYFTVFHAGHHQNNLIRDLGTM